AGAAGGTGCTGATCATTGTTTGTTGTCCATAAACTGTTATCTCCTTATGGATGTCTCCGTATAGCGAACTTAGCATACCTCTCAAGGACCAAGTGACTGGGCAGATCCAGTAACACCAACGCCACCAGACCGGAATTTGCTGCCAAAATGGATGATAAAACACCAATTAAGACTTGTTAAGCCACAAATAACGTTAATGATTGGGTGTTACTTGACAGAATAGCAAAAGTTTGATGACAGACTTACGGGTCCGGTAATCAGGAACCCCGCAAACAGATTGAACATGGTGTAGGCAAAACTCCCGAACACGGCAGCCACTTGGTATGTTGGTGTCAGTGAAACAAGCATCATTCCAAAGTAGTTGAAATAGAGCAACGTACAGAACATGGTGTAGAAGTACCAAAACACTTTATAGAACGAGACAGAGAAACCTATGGCAGGGTATGTGATCAGCACAAACAGAACCGTTTGCAAGAATATGTATGGAACTTCAATAACCACCTGCAACATATTTGAGGGGCATAATATCATCGTTAGATTATGGAAGAACGAGAAATGTATCAGTGTAGCCGAGAGAAGACATCACAGAGGAGCACGAATTAGTGACCTGAGCAAATGAATAGGACCACGATGAGTACATTCCGGCAAATCTTTCCCTGTAGACAACGATGCATTCGGTAGCAACAAACGGCAGAACGGAATTGGCATTCCCTACCCCCAAGAATAGCACAAAGACATACATCGATCCAAGTATGTTGAAAAGATCTTGCTTGttgtttcttgaaaatgaagaaTCATGTTTCAGCATCTTAGATGGTTCAAGTTTTACAAGCTCCTAATCTCAATGATTGACAAGCAACGAGAGACTAACTGGGTTGTATGAGGAACTtacatttccttttcatttcctttttgccaAAGGAGAGCGgcacaaaaaaaggaagatgcgGTAATGAAAATCAGGCGCACCAGGTTGTATTCAGGGCTTCTCCAGTAGGTTAGATGTTGTTTCCATAAACATGTCTTGAACTGCTCCCATCTATTTTGCCGGAAGCCTGCAGAGAAACACATCTCTTTGGTCCCAGCCACTGGCAAACTTAGCTCTCTCACTAATTCTTTGTTCATCCTACAGTGGCCAAAACTATTTAATTAGCagacatcatttttttttttcccatagcGAGTACGAGAAGCACCATTTATTTGCACATATGTCATTCTCTGGTCAATACTCCAAGTTAGCATCACATAAGAGACAGAAGCATTGAATTTTGCGACCTGTGTGGTTGATGAGCACTTAATGTGTGCTTCGCATGCGCTTCACGTGCACTCTGAACATTTTACTCTTGTATGCTCACCTGCACTGATCAGATTCCTCATAAATGATGCCATAGTCTATACCAAGTTGAGATTCTATTGAAGGACTTGTGATTTCCAGCATCCACGTAGCCGGGTTGTAATTATCCTTGATTTTTGGCACTCCAGGGATACTCTGGACAAGGGGAAATGTAGGGATTCAGTGGTCAAGCTTTctcaatccttttttttttttgcagtgtGGAGTATAAGGCTATTCAGTAGGTTTAGTcaattttatatgtttttctaCCTTTGGGATATATCAGCTTGGTTTGCAACTCATCATAGAACCAATTCATACTTAATGACGTGcatattttgagaaagaagTATCAATTGAATTGCTCATGCCTGAGATGTAACAATTACCTCAAAATATTCAATAAGCTTATTTGAATGCTCTCCAAGCTCTCCAGAGTATATCATTTGACCTCCTCTTTTCATCAGGATTAGCTGCAGAGTTCATCAAATGCGACATGCTTCAGTTGGGATCGTCACAGTTATTGATGTACTTTACAAACATATGTGAAGTGAGTAGTAAATAGAATTTCATGCAATGTGCACCAAAAAGCAGTCTTCTAACCATAATTTTACAGATAGCAGAATAAACTGTTACGGGAATGAATGCGTTAGCAAGTTACCTTGTCGAAAGCCTCAAATATGTCAATGCTTGGCTGGTGAATTGTACACACAATTGTCCTCCCTGTGCAAACAATATTCTTCACGACTCGCATTACAATGGTGGCTGCTCTAGCATCGAGACCAGAAGTAGGTTCGTCCATGAAGATTATTGATGGGTTAGAAATAAGTTCCACTGCTATAGTCAGCCGTTTACGCTGTCCGAATGATATACCGGTCACACCAGGAACACCAACTATGGCATCTTTTATGTCATCCAGCTCAATCATTTGAAGTACTGTAGCCATAAATTCCTGATTGACAACATATAATTCAGTTGCAATGCAGATTTAACTACTAATTAGTGCAAAATGTTATCACTCGATATGTGATACGAGAGACCTAATATGGTTTCTCTCTACCCGCTGGATTTGATCAACATGAGAATATCTAGTGTGCAATTGATATGCTAAAATCTTTCCAGTTGGGCACAAGATTTAGCCGTTTGTTGGCACCTATCCTAGGAAAACTGTTGGCAAGATTTATCCAACAATTAGCAAACAAAGTGACATTTGCATCTCAAAGCGTGATGTACAAACTACTTCCTGTGATGAAAAAATCCTACCGCtcttgtatttttgtcaatgtGAGCCGGCAACCTTAACCAAGCTGAGTATGCCACTGATTCCTCAATTGTAAGCTGTGGAGAATGTATGTCGATTTGCTCACAGTAGCCAGATATTCTGGCATATGCGGCTTGAACTTTAGGATATCCCCCAACCTTTATGTCTCCTTCAATAAAACCGCCGGTTTTTCTTCCTGAAAGAACATCCATTAATGTTGTTTTCCCTGCGCCACTGATGCCCATCAAAGCTGTTAGGACTCCAGGTCTGAAGGCTCCAGTAACATCTCGAAGAAGCTGTAGTCTCCTTTCTGGGAAACCTTGCTCTCTTAATTTCTGGAAGCATTTGAAATTCCATTATGCCAATCTTTTATTGATATGATATGCAAAACAAACACTTATTTTCAACAACTCAAATGCCTCACCTTGGTTGTTTCAACGAAGTACTGCACGTTTTCGAATGTTAGAGTTGTTGGTTCAAATGGTAAAACCATCTCTATACAATTTCAAAATTGCACTGGCGTCACAAGGCAATATAAACTGATTTAAAGCATCGACCAGTACTCACAAATGCATGATATCAACCTTTCTTTTGCAGTTTTGCTGATTTTTTCAATAGATGATAATTGACTAACTCTTATGAAACTTCTAACCTCTAATTTTTGGCTCAGTGGTACTTTTGTTAGCCGCTTGTTCTCCTGGAGTGGGATGATCAATGTCTCTGTCTTTGTCCAGCTGGGAGATCTTCTTACTGGAGACAACAGCTCGAGATCTGCTTGGAGCTGTGATTAGCCGATAAATACATGTCATTCAGTGAAATAGTGTTAACCGTCAGAGAGAATTCCTAGCCAGCATGTTCAATTACCTTTTGAAAAACTCAGAGCACAGGTAAACCCAACGTTGAAAGCCATCCAAAATCCAATCAATGCCCCAACTGATATCCAGTAAAAGTGGTAACTATAATCTAGACCATACCGTTTGAGCACTTGTTGCCCCAGAGTGCCGTTAAGAGATGAAACCTGCAGAGGATCATTAAGCCTGTTAAATACTAGACGCCACCATTGTCATGGGAAATCCATTCGTGTGAGATTGGTTTGTTCTCCAGGATGTCACCTTTTGCCACCTTGGAGCGAGAAACTCATTCACCGAAACACCTAATTCGGCATATGACACTGGAGAGAACCAGAATCCCCACCTCAACCAACCGGGTAAAGAAGCTGCAGAGAGACAAGGCTGCTAAGTTCCTATCACTTTGCTAAAGTCCGTATAATTAGAATCGATAAAATTAAACTTACGTTTCGGGATGGCGAAGCcaccaaataaaaacaaaacaaataaagagaATAGACCGCAAATTGCTGCAACAGGCGGATTTCGAACCACAGAAGCTATCAATCGGAACATTGATATCGATACTTGATGCAATAGGAAGAGCAGGAAGAATTGATTAAAGAACCTGACAGTCATGAAAAAAGTGAGTGGCTAAAAGTCATATCATCTCTCTGATATATTGAATTTCGGAATTACCTTTGTGGTTCAGGACTATAATTAACTCCATAATAGGTAATAGCTGTCCAAAGAAACGCATCAAGTAAAGAAAATGGGATTTTCAGTATGGCCGCTGGAATGGTATAAGCCCATGCAGGGAAGAAGAAATTATCTCGTTGATTGTAAAAGACACCAAGTCTAGAAACAGTCATTGCCAGTTCCGGAAGACCATTAACCATGAGCCGGATGAGAGAATAAAATAGGGAACCCATGAAAAGATCCGCATGCACCAAGTCGACTTTCATCCTTGTGCGCAAGAAGACGGTCACTATAATAACTGCAACGACCACGAGCTGCAAAGAGTAACCACCAAATCAATGAATTTTGCGTGCATTTCTTATTAACCATGTATTGTGACTGCACATTCTGAGTCCAACTGAGCAATTACCTGTGCTGATGTGAAGACATGAACAAACCAGTTGCGCTTCATGAGGAGCCATTCTCTCGAAAGGCACGCTTTGAACAACTCCCACTTTTTTAACGAGTAAATTTCGAAAGATAAAGCACTTCTGCGTAGCTCAGTTTTCTCAAAAGGCCTGGCGAGTTCCTCGTCCAGTGTCTTTCCCGTTAGATGCTCTTTAAACATTCGTGCAAACATGCTAGGAGATATGAAATTATAGGGCCGGTCTTTGTGATGCCAGTATCCTGCCTGGTCCTTTTCGGAAACCACCTGCCAAGAATTCCCAAAAACAGCATACGTCAGTGCTATCCTTCCACAGTTCGAACAGTTCTTTATTAAGCAAGAGTGCATACTTCTTGGAGAAAGTCAGCAATGCCTTTTCTCAATGGGCACTTGAAACCAGAGTGTTCAAAGAAGCTGAGAACATCCGTCCGAGGTCCATGGTACACTACATGCCCCTGTGCCATTAGAATTATGTCATCAAAGAGATCAAAAGTCTCCGGTGCTGGCTGAAGAAGCGAAACCAAAATTGTGGACTCTGTTATGTGCGCCAGTTGCTGCAACCATGTTATGATCTGAAAGGTAGTGGAGCTGTCCAAGCCTGTTGATATCTCATCCATAAATAGAACTCTCGCTGGACCAATTATCATTTCCCCTGGAAAAGAGAACATCAAAATTGTAATCCTAAATTTTACAGTGTGACATAGAAACTGTTCCTATAAGTTTCTCATCATTTGCGGCATGTTCACGTAAAACTAACCGGCCGTCAGCCTTCTCTTTTGACCACCAGAAATTCCTCTGTTCATCGCATCCCCAACGATTGTATCTGCGCAGATGTCGAGTCCAAGAACCTGAAAAGGCGTAAAATCGCAGCAATTGTAGCAAAAGTAGAATTGtctgaaaaataaacttggtAACTCCTTTTCCCATTGGAAACATTACCTTCAAAATGTAGTCTGTTTGAAGTGTTCTTTTCATTCCTCCTATAGAAATTGCCCGCTCATGTAGTCATAACGTCATCAGAAGCCATTGTCGCCAGTCGTTACTGTAATTAAAATATTGTAATGAATCCAACTTTTTGGAAAGATTAACCTTCATGTAAGTGTCTAAGCTTGGCTCTGGATTAATTCCTGCTTGCTTCTCCCTTTTGCTAACTTCTTTCAACATGTCTTCAATGAAAAGCAGACATAAAGAGCATCAGCAATGACCACCGCAACTAATAGTAACTTCAAGGTTGGAGAACAAACTAGTACCTGCCCTTCCTCCTATGCCCTGACATCGTGCAGAGAAGTCGAGCGTCTCCCTCACGGTCATCTCGGAAATATGTGTATCATATTGGCTTATATAGGCTAAAGTCTTCTGAGGAGCAAACTCATTCAGCTTGTAGCCATTGTATGAAGTTTCACCCTTGACCTGCATCATACATCGTTGGTCAATTCCGCTGATCTTACACATATGCATGATTATTTGCATCCGAATATAGTTTAAGTATAGAAGCTATTCCTGTCAGCATGGAAAATCTACAACTGACAGAACAACAAAAAGGTAATACCTTGAGGAATTTCTCCGATTTGCCTGCTAATGCCTGTAATAAGGTGGTCTTTCCGCATTCTGGTGGACCTAACAAGAGCGTCATCCTGTAACAATTTCGAGAGAAAAGAATTACGCTGCATAGTAACGTCATATACGTCAACTTGTGACTCTAAAACAGTGCATACGCTAAGCTCTAATACTAACCTCGCAGGCTTAAGGACGCCGCTAACGTTCTTGAGAATTCTTATCTTGTTCCCCTTATACTTGCAGCCAACCTTAGTTGTTGGAGCCTGCTTCAGagaccaaaaaaacaaaggcTCTTGGTTCCCACGTTTATGTCCTATGACTTTTACCAGAACGGTTTGCAATAGCTTGATAGAATAGAGAAGCAGTTGCGTGAGCTAATAAGTTGGTTACCAAATCAGCCTAGTAAAGATAACAAAAATCAAGTTAAAAAGAGTCATATTAATTCATCATAAAACTCCTAAGATTGTAAAGCGGGTGCAATTAGGATTGCGTTCGGTAACATTTCTGTTATTGgagtaatttttttcaaaggtaatccttttatatttttattccctggaacagtttttgagtaaaacaacgtatttggtaattatacaaaatttctatttctagaaaaaaaaagaataagaatgtgTTTAATACGATCCATAGGTTCTTTTGTGatgtagaatttctttcaattttttaataatattttttttttcttcttctttttttctttttctcctctcttctttttcctcctctagcACAGATGGCAAAAGCAACTGGCTAGTAGTGGCAGGCAGCGAGTCTCCACTGAccaattagaagaagaaaaaaccaaaaaagaaaaaaaaatgacttatttctagaaattgttattgaaaat
The sequence above is drawn from the Eucalyptus grandis isolate ANBG69807.140 chromosome 11, ASM1654582v1, whole genome shotgun sequence genome and encodes:
- the LOC104427089 gene encoding pleiotropic drug resistance protein 3; translated protein: MTLLLGPPECGKTTLLQALAGKSEKFLKVKGETSYNGYKLNEFAPQKTLAYISQYDTHISEMTVRETLDFSARCQGIGGRADMLKEVSKREKQAGINPEPSLDTYMKRAISIGGMKRTLQTDYILKVLGLDICADTIVGDAMNRGISGGQKRRLTAGEMIIGPARVLFMDEISTGLDSSTTFQIITWLQQLAHITESTILVSLLQPAPETFDLFDDIILMAQGHVVYHGPRTDVLSFFEHSGFKCPLRKGIADFLQEVVSEKDQAGYWHHKDRPYNFISPSMFARMFKEHLTGKTLDEELARPFEKTELRRSALSFEIYSLKKWELFKACLSREWLLMKRNWFVHVFTSAQLVVVAVIIVTVFLRTRMKVDLVHADLFMGSLFYSLIRLMVNGLPELAMTVSRLGVFYNQRDNFFFPAWAYTIPAAILKIPFSLLDAFLWTAITYYGVNYSPEPQRFFNQFFLLFLLHQVSISMFRLIASVVRNPPVAAICGLFSLFVLFLFGGFAIPKPSLPGWLRWGFWFSPVSYAELGVSVNEFLAPRWQKVSSLNGTLGQQVLKRYGLDYSYHFYWISVGALIGFWMAFNVGFTCALSFSKGKMVLPFEPTTLTFENVQYFVETTKKLREQGFPERRLQLLRDVTGAFRPGVLTALMGISGAGKTTLMDVLSGRKTGGFIEGDIKVGGYPKVQAAYARISGYCEQIDIHSPQLTIEESVAYSAWLRLPAHIDKNTRAEFMATVLQMIELDDIKDAIVGVPGVTGISFGQRKRLTIAVELISNPSIIFMDEPTSGLDARAATIVMRVVKNIVCTGRTIVCTIHQPSIDIFEAFDKLILMKRGGQMIYSGELGEHSNKLIEYFESIPGVPKIKDNYNPATWMLEITSPSIESQLGIDYGIIYEESDQCRMNKELVRELSLPVAGTKEMCFSAGFRQNRWEQFKTCLWKQHLTYWRSPEYNLVRLIFITASSFFCAALLWQKGNEKEINNKQDLFNILGSMYVFVLFLGVGNANSVLPFVATECIVVYRERFAGMYSSWSYSFAQVVIEVPYIFLQTVLFVLITYPAIGFSVSFYKVFWYFYTMFCTLLYFNYFGMMLVSLTPTYQVAAVFGSFAYTMFNLFAGFLITGPQIPVWWRWCYWICPVTWSLRGMLSSLYGDIHKEITVYGQQTMISTFLENYYGYRYDQLYIVAIMLLAFPLIFTCIFACAIAKLNFQRR